CGGAAGGGGGCGGAGCTGGCGGCTCTGGCTCGCTCTGGCGTGCTGCGTCCCGCTGCTGCTAGCGGGGGGCAAAGACCCCGGCGTGCTGATCGAGATCGACCTCGAGGACTTCCGCGTGACGACGCGGGATCTGCGCACCGGCAAGGACGGCCCCACGCTCCCGATCGTGATCGGGTCGCCATCCCATCCCACGCCCCCGGGCCGCTACCGCGCCTACAAGGTCATCCGGAACCCGGGCTGGAAGCCCGGCGCCGTGGCCCGCTCTTTTGGGGCGACTCCCGAGCCCCCCTCGATCCACGGCCCGATGGGGGTCGGCAAGCTCCCCTTCGCCGAGAACGGCGAGATCGCGCTCCACGGGGCCGCGGACCCGCTCCTGCTCGGGAAGCCCGCCTCGCTGGGCTGTGCCCGGGCCACGGACGCCGATTTCCTGCGCCTCGTCTCCTGGCTGGAAGAGGTGCGGGTGCTGCGGGGGAAGCCCCGCGACGTGAAGGGCGAGTTGCACCAAAGCTTCCGACGCCCTGCGCGCGTCCGGGTGCGCTGAGCACGGCTCACGCGCTCGCAAGAGTGGCCCCAGAGGCCCGCGGAATCTGGGCATCTTTTTTGTAACCCGTTGATTCTGTAGTTTTTTTGCGATCTCCGGGCATGCCTCACCACAAGTAGGGCATGCAGACCTCGAATCGGTTTTTCCTCACCCAGAGCAGTGGAGCCCGCCGGGTCCGACGACTCGGCGTGATCCTGGGCAGTCTTCTTCTCGCGGCAGCGGCGTCGGCCACACCCGTGACCTTCTCGGGAGCGGGGGGCTTTGGCACCTCCGAAGCCGAGGCCCTGGCGGCGCAGTCCGCGGGCATTCAGCTGGTCGACCTCGACCAGCTGTTCACGTTCCGCGACGAGACGGACCCGAACCCGCAGCTGACCACCACGCGGTTCCTGGACGACACCACGCTGGTGTTGCCGCCGGACCCGTCGACGAGCGCGGAGATCACCTCGAACTGGACGGCGACGAGCGGGGCGGCACTGATCGGTGACACCTACCTCGCCTTCGTCCGGCCGCTGCCCAACACGCTCACGGCCACCGGGCAGAGCTTCGACTACTGCGGTCCGAACGACTGCTCGAACGTCGGCATCGAGTTGACCAACGACCCGAACGACAGTTTCGCGGACTGGGTCATCCTGCGCGTGCCCAGTGTCGTTGGCGATCCCCTGAGCGATCCGGTTTATTACCCCGCGATCGAGCTGGGGCGGCTTCCGGACGGCTTCCCCACCGGCAGCAGCGCGGCTTTCCAGATTCAGTATCTCATCGAGAACCGCGTCGTGGTCATTGACCCGTCCGTCATCGAACTGGGAGTGCCGCAGTGGCAGCTGAATCTTGGCTTCGTGGTTCCGGAACCCTCGACCGCACTGCTCCTGGGTCTCGGCCTGGGCGTGCTGGCCGCCGGACGGCGCCGCAGCGCA
This genomic window from Myxococcota bacterium contains:
- a CDS encoding PEP-CTERM sorting domain-containing protein translates to MQTSNRFFLTQSSGARRVRRLGVILGSLLLAAAASATPVTFSGAGGFGTSEAEALAAQSAGIQLVDLDQLFTFRDETDPNPQLTTTRFLDDTTLVLPPDPSTSAEITSNWTATSGAALIGDTYLAFVRPLPNTLTATGQSFDYCGPNDCSNVGIELTNDPNDSFADWVILRVPSVVGDPLSDPVYYPAIELGRLPDGFPTGSSAAFQIQYLIENRVVVIDPSVIELGVPQWQLNLGFVVPEPSTALLLGLGLGVLAAGRRRSA
- a CDS encoding L,D-transpeptidase, which encodes MSSARRERSGRGRSWRLWLALACCVPLLLAGGKDPGVLIEIDLEDFRVTTRDLRTGKDGPTLPIVIGSPSHPTPPGRYRAYKVIRNPGWKPGAVARSFGATPEPPSIHGPMGVGKLPFAENGEIALHGAADPLLLGKPASLGCARATDADFLRLVSWLEEVRVLRGKPRDVKGELHQSFRRPARVRVR